ACCTTGACGTTGTGGCGGCCGCGTTCGTCGATCCACTCGACGAATCCCCAGGAGAAGGCCGCCAGGCATTCGATCCTCTGCTCGTTGCCCGGATTCGGGAAACTGACGAGGAAGGTGTTGATCTCGCGGTTCAGCTTGGCGTAGGTGCGGATGTCGGAATGGCGTGCCGAAAAGATCGACGCGGGGAAGCCGTACGCGAAGAACGGGAAGTTCCGCTCGCGCATCAGCGGCGCGACGTCGACCGACTTCTCGTTCAGGCCGGGCATCATGTCGTCGACGGCGTCGTAGTATTTGGATTGGGTGGTCTGGATGAACGCCGAGAGCGTCCGGTATCCCTTGGTCGGGAAGTCGGCGACGGTGGCCCGCATGAACGGGAATCCTTCCGACGTCTTCGCGTCGAAGCCTTCGCCCTTGACGACCTCGAACCCGACGAGGTCGGGATGGGTGATCTCGCCGAAGACGACGGAGAGTTCGCCCTCCTCGCCGTTCAGTTCGAAGCGGATGTCGAATTTGCCTTTTTCCATGATGATGCACTTCCTTGCGCGATGCACGCCGGCGGGGATGACCCTGCGCCGGAAATATATTATATCACAATTGATCGGCTTTCAACAGGAATCGTCGATGGAAGCGCTTGGATTCGGTTTAGGCGATCTTTTCCATGAGATCCACGATCTCGGCGATCTTGATCTGGGCTTCGGGATCGAGCGTTTCACGGAGACATCCGTCGAGATGCGCGCGCAGCACGGTCGTGTTGGCGCGCTTGAGGATCGCGATCGCGGCGAGGATCTGGGTCGAGACGTCGACGCAGTAGCGGTCCTGCTCGACCATCCGGACGATGCCTTCGATCTGGCCCTTCGCGGTGTTCAGCAGTCTGGTGACCTGTCTGTGGTCGGCGCGCACGATTCAGCCCTCGATCTTCTTCGGATCGTAGCCGGCCTTGCGGACGGCGGAAAGGAGGGCTTCGTCGGCGACGTTCTCGCATGTGACGGCGGCGGTGCCCCGACGGAGGTCGACGGCGGCGTCCTTCACGCCGGGAACGGCCTTCAGGGCGTTCTCGACGCGCATCTTGCAGTGCATGCAGCTCATGCCTTCGATGGTGACGGTCTTCTTCATTTCATGATCCTTTCTTCCGGCTTCCGGCCGGATGGAATCTGCGGAGACGCAATGCGTTCAGGACGACGGAGACGGACGACAGGCTCATCGCGAGCGAGCCGATCGTCGGATCGAGTCGGAGTCCGAACCAGGGGAAGAACACGCCGGCGGCGATCGGGATGCCGACGACGTTGTAGAAGAACGCCCAGAAGAGGTTCATCCTGACGTTTGCGATCGTGCGCCTTGAGAGTTCAACGGCGGTGACGGCGTCGTTCAGATCGCCGCGGACGAGGACGACGTCGGCCGCCTCGATCGCGACGTCGGTACCGGCCCCGATGGCGATCCCGACGTCCGCCTGGGTGAGGGCGATCGCATCGTTGATCCCGTCGCCCACCATCGCCACGACCTTGCCTTCGGACTGCAGGCGGCGGACGTGCTCCGCCTTCTGTTCGGGCATGACCTCGGCGATCGCGACGTCGACGCCGACTTCACGACGGACGGCCTCGGCGACGGCGCGATTGTCGCCGGTGAGCATCACCGTCTCGATGCCGAGGGCGCGGAAGCGCGAAACGGCTTCGGCGGACGTCGGTCGGACTTCGTCGGCGATCGCGAGCAATCCCAGGAGGACGCCGCCGCGGGCGACGTAGACGACCGTCTTTCCGTCGGCGGCGAGCGTTGTCGAAAGCGATGCGAAAGCGTCCGTATCGATGCCGGCCGACCGCATCAGGGCGGCGTTGCCTGCGAGCGCAGGCGAACCGTCGACGACGGCGGTCACACCCAGGCCGGACTGCGCTTCGAACGCGACCGCGGCGGGAATCGGAAGTTCCTCGGCGGCCGCCAGAATCGCCCGTGCGAGCGGATGTTCGGAACGGTTCTCGAGCGCCGCGGCGACGGACCTGAGTTCGTTCTCGGTGACGACCGCGGCGGGGTGGACGGAACGGACCGACGGTTTTCCGAGGGTGAGGGTGCCGGTCTTGTCGAAGACGACGGTCCGGATCGCATGGGTGATCTCGAGGCTTTCGGCGGAACGGATCAGGATGCCGTTTTCGGCGCCTTTGCCGGTGCCGACCATGATCGCGACCGGAGTCGCGAGGCCGAGGGCGCACGGGCAGGAGATCACGAGCACGGTGATGCCGATCGAGAGCGCGAACGAGAAAGTCGCCCCGGCGATCATCCAGACGGCGAACGCGGCGACGGCGATCGCGATCACGACCGGGACGAAGATGCCGCTGATGCGGTCCGCGAGTTTCGCGATCGGGGCCTTCGAGGAGGCGGCCTCCTCGACGAGACGGATGATCCGCGAGAGCGTGGTCTCCTCGCCGACCTTCTCGGCGCGCATCACGAAGGCGCCGGTGGCGTTGACGGTGGCGGCCACGACGCGATCGCCCGGATTCTTTTCGACGGGCATCGATTCGCCGGTGACCGCCGCTTCGTCGACGGCGGAGGAGCCGTCGACGATCGTGCCGTCGGCGGGAATCCGCGCCCCCGGCTTGACGACGACGAGGTCGCCATGGCGGAGCGTTTCGACGGAAACGACGGTCTCGACGCCGTTTTCGAGGAGGATCGCCGTCTTCGGAGCGAGGTCGACGAGCTTGGCGATCGCCGCTCCGGTCTTCTTCTTCGAGATCGTCTCGAGGTACTTTCCGACGGTGACGAGCGTGAGGATCGCGCCTGCGGCTTCGAAATAGAGGTCCATCGCCCAGGCGTGGGCGCCCATGGCGTCGCCGGCGGCGCTCGAAAGTCCGATCCGGACGATGGCGTAGACGCCGTAGAGGAGCGCCGCGCCGGCGCCGACCGCGATCAGGGAATCCATGTTGGGTGCGCGTTTCCAGAGGCGCTTCAATCCATGAGTGAAGTAATGAAGGTTGATCCCGGCGATCGCGAACGCCAGGACGCCCTGAACGAGCGACAGGACGAAGGGATGGGTCGACGCGCTCAGCCAGGTCCATTGCGGCAAGCCGAGCATCGCGCCCATCGAGACGTAGAGGAGCGGAACGAAGAGGACGACCGAGGCGATCAGGCGACGTTTCATCGCAAACGTCGCATCGGCGACCGCCTTGGGGGAGGCGGTGCCTTCCGCGGCGCCGTATCCGCCCTCGGCGACGGCCTTGACGATCGTTTCGGCGCTCGTCACGCGTTCGTCGTAATCCACCACCATCGTATTGGCGAGCAGCGAGACCGAGACGTCGCGAACGCCATCGATGGCAGCGACGGACTTGTTCACATGCGCCTCGCAGGCGGCGCAGGTCATGCCCGTAATCGTGTACTTCTTGCGCATGTCGGTCCCTCCATATACCCCCCCGGGGTATCTGAAATCATTCTAGCACAATTCCCGCAGGGATTCAAGCGATCCGCCCGGAAAAAAGAAAACGACCCCGAAGGGTCGCCTTGTCAGCCGCGCCAGGGCGGCAGGACGATGTTCTCCATCTCCGCGAGATCGAAGGCGGCGATGTCGAAGCCGAAGACGTCGAAGTTGTTTCTGATGCGTTCGGGCGTGACCGACTTCGGCAGGGGCAGAAAGCCGCGCTGGAGACTCCAGCGGATCGCCAGCTGGGCGACCGAGACGCCGTACTTCGCGGCGATTTCGTGCAGTTTGGGAATTTCGAAGAGGCGTCCGGTCGCAAGCGGTGAATACGCCTCGGTCAGAATCCCGAGGGCTTGGGAGAAGTCGACGGTCGGCTTCTGCGTGTCGCCCGGGCAGAGGAAGATCTGGTTGGCGTGCGGAGCGACGCCGGTCGCGTCGATGATCGGTTTCAGATGTTCCGGGCGGAAGTTCGAGACGCCGATCGAACGGATGCGGCCGTCCCGATAGAGTTTGACGAACGCCTTCCAGGTCTCGACGTTGTCGGCCGTGTACTCGAGGCCGTCGGAATGGATGTGCCATGGCTTCGGGGCGTGAATCAGGTAGAGGTCGAGGTCGCCGACGCCGAGCCGGGCGACGGTTCCTTCGTATTCGTCGAGGGTGGTCTGGTAGCCCTTCAGTTCCGCCTTGAGCTTCGAGGTGACGAAGATCTCGGCGCGCGGGATGCCGGAGTCGCGGATCGCGGCGCCGACCGATTCCTCGTTGCCGTAGGCGGCGGCGGTGTCGATGTGGCGGTAGCCGGCCGCGAGCGCTCCGCGGGTGGCCTCGTAGGCCTTCGCGCCGTTCGGAATCTGCCAGGTGCCGAAGCCGACCGACGGGATCCGGATGCCGTTTGCGAGGACGTATTCGTGTTTCGGATTCATGGGTTGCCTCCTTGGATGGATGTCGTATTCATTGTACCACGAAAGCGGCCGTCATCGGGGCGATTCGCTCAGCGGTGCGCGGCGGCCGTGGTCGTTTTCCGCCGCCGCAGGGCGCGGGCGATCGGACCGGCGTAGATGCCGGCGAAGAACACGAGGAAGATGAGGATGTAGAACAGGAAGTAGTTCTTGTCGGTTCCGAACGGCAGGGCGTTCTCCATCAGATACATGTAGTTCGCGCCGCTGTCGGGGTAGAAGACGAGGTTGGCGAGGGTCGCCCAGCCCATCAGGACGAGGATGCCGGCGATCACGCGCCACGCGTCCCGGAGTTCCAGCCGATGCCGGCCGGCGGCGAATTCGTAGATCGGAATCAGGATCAGAAGAGTATGCGCAGACATTCCCTCGAGCGCGAACATCGTCAGGAAGCGGTTGTCGAAATAGTCGCCGAGGATGACCGTGATCACGCCGCCCATGATCGAGAGGACGTAGACCGGGGTCTTGATCGCCTTCCAGTCGAACACGATCGTGAGCGGCAGAAGGAACGTCAGGACGGTGCACATGTGGAACGGAAACGCCTGCGTCCAGGGGACTTCGACGCCGATCGAGGCGCGGACCGTCTGGTGAACGAGGCGGAACGCGAAGAGCGAAATCGCGAAGATCGTGACGAACGTCCGTTCGGCCTTCGGACGCTTGCGGAAATAGAAAGATCCCAGCACCGCCGCGAGAACGACGAAGCCGATCCAGAGGAAGTGACGCCAGCCGAAGGCGCCTTCGCCGAGACCGTCGCTATAGGACGTCGGTCCCGATCCACCGTCGAACGCATAGGTGAAGAATCGGATGAGAAATTCCCTGAGCATGAAGCATCCCTCCTGTCGATAACCAACCGAATGATATTATATCACGCCATCCCGAGGGAACGTCGGGCGATTTCCTTGAAAACATCACAAGAACGCGGTATAATGAACAGACAACAGGAAAGGCGTGATCGCATGACTGCACTCTACCGGCTCTGGTGCCGCACCTACCAGGCGGCGTTCCGACTGGCATGGCCGTTCATCGACCTGCGCGAGCCGACGCTTCTCTCCGGCCCGGGCGCCATCCAGAAACTGCCCGAAATCATCTTCTCTTCCGGAATCGACCGGGTTCTCCTGGTGACCGACACCGGACTCGTCAAGGCCGGACTCGTCGACCCCCTCGTCGAGCGCATGACGCGCCAGGGAATCGCCGTCGACGTCTATGACGGCACCGTCCCGAACCCCACGGTCGACAACGTCGAAGCCGCCCTTTCCCGCTATCAGGCGTTCAGCGCGAAGGCGCTCGTCGCCCTTGGCGGCGGGTCCGCGATGGACGTCGCCAAGGCCGTCGGCGCCCGCGTCGCCAACCCCCGAAAGTCGGTGAAGTCGATGCGCGGCGTCCTCAAGGTCCGTCGTCCGATCCCGCCCCTCTATGCGATCCCGACGACCGCCGGAACCGGCAGTGAGGCGACCCTCGCCGCCGTCGTCACCGACCCTTCGGATAAGTCCAAGTTCGCGATCAACGATCCGGTCCTCGTCCCCGCGATGGCCGTCCTCGACCCGCGTCTGACCGTCTCGCTGCCTCCGCACGTCACCGCCGCGACGGGAATCGACGCCCTCACCCACGCCGTCGAGGCGTACATCGGGTCGTCGAACACGGCGCGGACCAGGCGTTATGCCAGGGAGGCCGTCCGGCTCGTCTTCGGAAACCTCAAGCGCGCCTGCGCGGACGGATCCGATATCATCGCACGCGGCCACATGCAGCGCGCCGCCTACGTCGCCGGGCTCGCCTTCACCCGCGCCTATGTCGGCAACGTCCATGCGATCGCCCATACGCTCGGCGGCTTCGCGAATGTCCCGCACGGGCTCGCCAACGCCGTCGTCCTGCCCTACGTCCTCGATTTCTACGGCGATCGCGCCGCCCGACGGCTTTCCGAACTGGCCGTCGAGGCGGGCGTCGCCGACGCCGCGTCCTCCGTCCGCGAGAACGCGAACCGCTTCGTCCAGGCGATCCGCGCCCTGAACGAAAGCGTCGGGATTCCCGTCCGGTTCGCCCCCGGAACCTTCCTTGCGGAAGACCTCGACGCGATGGTCGCCCACGCGATGCGCGAGGCCAATCCGCTCTATCCGGTCCCCATCATCATGGACGCGGCCGCCTTCCGCTCCATCTACGAGAAGATCCAATGAACGCGAAAGCGCCGGTCGCCCGGCGCTTTCTTCGTTGATTGGAGATCTTACTCTTTCTCGACCTTGGCGGCGATGACCTTCTTCGCGTCGTCGAGCTTGCCCTTGAGGCCGTTGATCACCTTGAGGGCGAGAAAGATCGCCAGGGCGATGATCAGGAAGTCGATGATCGACTGGATGAAGTTGCCGTAGGTCAGGAGCACGGCGTCCTCCGACAGCACGTAGATGCCGTTGACGGCGTCCCAGGTGCGCGTCCCGCGCATCACCCAGACCCATTCGGTGACGTCCTTCGACCCGATCAGGCTGATCAGGGGCATGATGATGTCCTTGACGAGCGAGGAGATGATCTTGTTGAAGGCGGTGCCGATGACGATGCCGACGGCGAGGTCGAGGGCGTTGCCCTTGGCAATGAACGCCCTGAATTCCTTGAAGAACTTCTTCATGTGTACCTCCTATGGTGGATTTGATTCTATTCTATGCCAATAGCGTCCGCTTTTCAAGCGAAGCCGCCAAAACGGCACTCAACGGAAAGGAAAACGACGAAGCCGCGAGGCCTCGTCGTTCTGTTGTCGGATCAGTTGATCGGGCTGAAGTTCTCCTTGCCGAGACCGCAGTCCGGGCAGACCCAGTCTTCCGGGAGTTCCTCGAAGGTCGTTCCCGGGTTGATGCCCGTGGTCGGATCGCCGATCGCGGGATCGTACACGTAACCGCAGACACATTCCCATCTTTGCGCTTTGCTCATACAGATCATTCCTCCTCGGTTCGATTTGGAATCATTCGATATTCGCGCGAATCATTCCGGAATTACTTTACCACGCCGAACCGAGGAGTGTCAATAGGAATGCGCAAATGCGCGTTTTGCATGGGTTCGCTTCCGAGGAAAATCACGGGAACGCTTGAAACCGCTTCCGCTTCGTGATAGCATTGATTTCAGATTGACTTCAAACTGGAGGATGCACACATGACACTGCTTCAAGGTTTCTTCCTGCTTTCCATCCTGGTCGCCGTCGCCGCCTTCGTCTTCGCGGTCTGGCTCTACCTGTGGGTCCGGCGCCAGCCGGCCGAGAACGCGAAGATCCTGACGATCGGCGAATTCATCAAGAGCGGCGCCAACACCTTCCTCAAGAAGGAGTACCTCGTCCTCGCCCGCTTCGCCGGCGCCGCCGCGCTTCTGATCCTGCTCTTCCTGCCCGATCCGATCTGGAAGAGCGGCATCGGCGACAACTTCACGATGTGCGGGGCGTATCTGCTCGGGACGACCCTGTCGGCGCTCGCCGGCAAGATCGGCATCCAGATCGCGACGATCGCCAACACCCGCACCGCCGAGGCCGCACAGCGCGGCATCCGCCTCTCCTTCCTGTCGGGCTTCCGCGGCGGCGCCGTCATGGGCATGGCCGTCGTCGGCACGAGCCTGCTCGGAATCGCGGTCGTCCTGTGGGTGACCGGCAACGCCACGATCCTCCTCGGCTTCAGCTTCGGCGCTTCCTCGCTCGCGCTCTTTGCGAAGGCGGGCGGCGGCATCTTCACGAAGACCGCCGACATCTCCGCCGACCTCGTCGGCAAGGTCGAACTCGGCATTCCCGAGGACGATCCTCGCAATCCGGCCGTGGTTGCGGACAACGTCGGCGACAACGTCGGCGACGTCGCCGGCATGGGCGCCGACCTGTTCGACTCGAACGTCGCCTCGATGGCGGCCGCGATCGTCATGGGGGTTTCGCTCGACAATCTCTTCGGCACGGACAACGTCGCGCTGGTCTTCTGCTTCGCCGCCCTCGGCCTGCTCTCCTCGATCATCGGTGTCGCGCTCGCGAAGATGCCTGAAAACGGCAACCCGACCCGCGCCCTGAACATGTCCACCTACGTCACCACCGGCGTCTTCGCCGCCCTCACCGGCATCGCCTCGCTGATCTTCGGCTTCTCCTGGCGGATCTACCTCGCCGCCGTCGTCGGCCTCTTCGTCGGCGTGCTGATCGGGATCACGACCGACTACTTCACCGACGATACCAAGAGTCCGGTGAAGAAGGTCGCCAAGGCCTCCGAGACCGGACCCGCCTTCACGATCATCACCGGCGTGAGCTATGGCTTCCTCTCGGTCCTGCCGGCGATGATCGGGATCGCGGTCTCCGCCCTCACCGCCTTCCTCCTCTGCGCCCCGCTCGGCGGCGCGGTCGGATCGATCGAGTACCAGCAGTACGGCATGTTCGGGATCTCGATGGCGGCCGTCGGCATGCTCTCGATCGTCGGCATGATCATCAGTAACGACGCCTACGGCCCGATCGTCGACAACGCCCGCGGTCTCGCCGAAATGGGCGGACTCTCCGAACACGTGATCGAGGTCACCGACAAGCTCGACTCCGCCGGCAACACCGTCAAGGCCGTCACGAAGGGCTTCGCGATCGGCGCCGCCGGTCTCACCGTGATCTCGCTCCTCGGCGCCTTCATGAGCGAGGTCAACGCGATCGAACCCGGCCGCATCGCCGGCTTCGACGTCATGGACCCCCGCGTCTTCTTCGGAATCCTGGTCGGCGCCGCCGTCCCGGCCGTCTTCTCCGCCCTCCTCATGCTCGGCGTCGGCCGCAACGCCGAGCGCATGGTCGCCGAGATCCACCGCCAGTTCAAGGACATCCCCGGCCTGCGCGAAGGCAAGGAGGGCGTCGTCCCCGAATACGACAAATGCATCGAGATCGCGACCTCGGGCGCGCTTCGGGAACTGATTCCCGCCGGGCTCTTCGCGATCCTGATCACGCTCGTCGTCGGCTTCATCGGCGGGATCGAGGCGGTCGGCGGCTTCCTTACCGGCAACATCGTCGCCGGTCTTCTGCTCGCCCTCTTCATGTCGAACGCCGGCGGCCTCTGGGACAACGGCAAGAAGTACGTCGAGGCCGGAAACAACGGCGGGAAGGGTTCGAACGCCCACAAGGCCGCCGTCGTCGGCGACACCGTCGGGGACCCGTTCAAGGATACTGCGGGTCCCTCGATCAATACCCAGATCACGGTCGTGAGCCTCGTCGCCTCGCTCTTCGCCTTCATCTTCCTCTCGCTGCACCTGTTCTGACTTCGCCCCGGCCAGCCGCCGGGGCTTTTTCTTGTACGGGTCGCGCCGTTTCGCATTGTTTCCCGTTCCGGATTGTGCTATAATCCTTTGCGGAACGCATACGCCGCACCCGACAAGGAGACTGCCATGTACCTCGCGCTCGCCATCTTCGTGATCACCTACGT
This is a stretch of genomic DNA from Candidatus Izemoplasmatales bacterium. It encodes these proteins:
- a CDS encoding metal-sensing transcriptional repressor — its product is MRADHRQVTRLLNTAKGQIEGIVRMVEQDRYCVDVSTQILAAIAILKRANTTVLRAHLDGCLRETLDPEAQIKIAEIVDLMEKIA
- a CDS encoding heavy-metal-associated domain-containing protein → MKKTVTIEGMSCMHCKMRVENALKAVPGVKDAAVDLRRGTAAVTCENVADEALLSAVRKAGYDPKKIEG
- a CDS encoding heavy metal translocating P-type ATPase produces the protein MRKKYTITGMTCAACEAHVNKSVAAIDGVRDVSVSLLANTMVVDYDERVTSAETIVKAVAEGGYGAAEGTASPKAVADATFAMKRRLIASVVLFVPLLYVSMGAMLGLPQWTWLSASTHPFVLSLVQGVLAFAIAGINLHYFTHGLKRLWKRAPNMDSLIAVGAGAALLYGVYAIVRIGLSSAAGDAMGAHAWAMDLYFEAAGAILTLVTVGKYLETISKKKTGAAIAKLVDLAPKTAILLENGVETVVSVETLRHGDLVVVKPGARIPADGTIVDGSSAVDEAAVTGESMPVEKNPGDRVVAATVNATGAFVMRAEKVGEETTLSRIIRLVEEAASSKAPIAKLADRISGIFVPVVIAIAVAAFAVWMIAGATFSFALSIGITVLVISCPCALGLATPVAIMVGTGKGAENGILIRSAESLEITHAIRTVVFDKTGTLTLGKPSVRSVHPAAVVTENELRSVAAALENRSEHPLARAILAAAEELPIPAAVAFEAQSGLGVTAVVDGSPALAGNAALMRSAGIDTDAFASLSTTLAADGKTVVYVARGGVLLGLLAIADEVRPTSAEAVSRFRALGIETVMLTGDNRAVAEAVRREVGVDVAIAEVMPEQKAEHVRRLQSEGKVVAMVGDGINDAIALTQADVGIAIGAGTDVAIEAADVVLVRGDLNDAVTAVELSRRTIANVRMNLFWAFFYNVVGIPIAAGVFFPWFGLRLDPTIGSLAMSLSSVSVVLNALRLRRFHPAGSRKKGS
- a CDS encoding aldo/keto reductase, yielding MNPKHEYVLANGIRIPSVGFGTWQIPNGAKAYEATRGALAAGYRHIDTAAAYGNEESVGAAIRDSGIPRAEIFVTSKLKAELKGYQTTLDEYEGTVARLGVGDLDLYLIHAPKPWHIHSDGLEYTADNVETWKAFVKLYRDGRIRSIGVSNFRPEHLKPIIDATGVAPHANQIFLCPGDTQKPTVDFSQALGILTEAYSPLATGRLFEIPKLHEIAAKYGVSVAQLAIRWSLQRGFLPLPKSVTPERIRNNFDVFGFDIAAFDLAEMENIVLPPWRG
- a CDS encoding YwaF family protein is translated as MLREFLIRFFTYAFDGGSGPTSYSDGLGEGAFGWRHFLWIGFVVLAAVLGSFYFRKRPKAERTFVTIFAISLFAFRLVHQTVRASIGVEVPWTQAFPFHMCTVLTFLLPLTIVFDWKAIKTPVYVLSIMGGVITVILGDYFDNRFLTMFALEGMSAHTLLILIPIYEFAAGRHRLELRDAWRVIAGILVLMGWATLANLVFYPDSGANYMYLMENALPFGTDKNYFLFYILIFLVFFAGIYAGPIARALRRRKTTTAAAHR
- a CDS encoding iron-containing alcohol dehydrogenase, which codes for MTALYRLWCRTYQAAFRLAWPFIDLREPTLLSGPGAIQKLPEIIFSSGIDRVLLVTDTGLVKAGLVDPLVERMTRQGIAVDVYDGTVPNPTVDNVEAALSRYQAFSAKALVALGGGSAMDVAKAVGARVANPRKSVKSMRGVLKVRRPIPPLYAIPTTAGTGSEATLAAVVTDPSDKSKFAINDPVLVPAMAVLDPRLTVSLPPHVTAATGIDALTHAVEAYIGSSNTARTRRYAREAVRLVFGNLKRACADGSDIIARGHMQRAAYVAGLAFTRAYVGNVHAIAHTLGGFANVPHGLANAVVLPYVLDFYGDRAARRLSELAVEAGVADAASSVRENANRFVQAIRALNESVGIPVRFAPGTFLAEDLDAMVAHAMREANPLYPVPIIMDAAAFRSIYEKIQ
- the mscL gene encoding large conductance mechanosensitive channel protein MscL is translated as MKKFFKEFRAFIAKGNALDLAVGIVIGTAFNKIISSLVKDIIMPLISLIGSKDVTEWVWVMRGTRTWDAVNGIYVLSEDAVLLTYGNFIQSIIDFLIIALAIFLALKVINGLKGKLDDAKKVIAAKVEKE
- a CDS encoding rubredoxin — protein: MSKAQRWECVCGYVYDPAIGDPTTGINPGTTFEELPEDWVCPDCGLGKENFSPIN
- a CDS encoding sodium-translocating pyrophosphatase — translated: MTLLQGFFLLSILVAVAAFVFAVWLYLWVRRQPAENAKILTIGEFIKSGANTFLKKEYLVLARFAGAAALLILLFLPDPIWKSGIGDNFTMCGAYLLGTTLSALAGKIGIQIATIANTRTAEAAQRGIRLSFLSGFRGGAVMGMAVVGTSLLGIAVVLWVTGNATILLGFSFGASSLALFAKAGGGIFTKTADISADLVGKVELGIPEDDPRNPAVVADNVGDNVGDVAGMGADLFDSNVASMAAAIVMGVSLDNLFGTDNVALVFCFAALGLLSSIIGVALAKMPENGNPTRALNMSTYVTTGVFAALTGIASLIFGFSWRIYLAAVVGLFVGVLIGITTDYFTDDTKSPVKKVAKASETGPAFTIITGVSYGFLSVLPAMIGIAVSALTAFLLCAPLGGAVGSIEYQQYGMFGISMAAVGMLSIVGMIISNDAYGPIVDNARGLAEMGGLSEHVIEVTDKLDSAGNTVKAVTKGFAIGAAGLTVISLLGAFMSEVNAIEPGRIAGFDVMDPRVFFGILVGAAVPAVFSALLMLGVGRNAERMVAEIHRQFKDIPGLREGKEGVVPEYDKCIEIATSGALRELIPAGLFAILITLVVGFIGGIEAVGGFLTGNIVAGLLLALFMSNAGGLWDNGKKYVEAGNNGGKGSNAHKAAVVGDTVGDPFKDTAGPSINTQITVVSLVASLFAFIFLSLHLF